Sequence from the Candidatus Poribacteria bacterium genome:
CACGCATCAAACTCAACAAATTATATCCAGCAATATAAATGTGACAGACTACTAGTGTGTTTATATCCATATCCTTGAGTGAGGCCATTACTTTATTAAGCGTGTTATGATTTACCTTAATTTCTTTTGGATCGGCGACATCGTCAAGACTCGGGGCAATTTGTCTAACTGCAGCAACAAACGATTTTTTGAAAAGATCTTCTGGCGTACTGTTGGTGTTGGTAAAGTGTTTTCGGATGACATCAACTCCACCAGCAATGGAGGCACCACCAGAAACAATAGTTATGAATTCAAGTATTGGCACAGATTTTTCCTCCTGCCGAGAGTCCTTTTCATAACAATTTTATTCGTTCACTATTTCTACTTCTTTTAGTCATTATAGCATATTTACACTGCCTATGCCAAGTTTAAAAGCAGCATGAGTCAAAGCGACTTCTGCTATATCAGGGTGAATCAGTAGGCGCGAATAGGAAATTAATTTTACCGATTTAATCAACATACCAACTCGGAAAAGCAATCCCCTTCTTCTTAAGCATCGCCAACTCCGCATCAAGGTCACACTTAGACTGCTTTCCACCGTGGATACTCGGCTCAGCGCAGAGCATCTCGCGGAGTGTTTGCATGGATTCAAGCACGTTATCGCTCGTAATTCCCAACACCTCTGTTAGTAGTCGGCGGTCTAATTCTTTGCGCATAGGGTCATTATCGCACTCATTGAAAGGCAGCATCCGTTTATACTTCAACTGTTCAAACACCTTTTCAGCGTTTGCTAACGCTTCATCGGAGAGTTCACGGACATCCAGCGTAGGGGTCGTCGCTAACGTTTTGAGTGTTAGAATACCGCGACCAGACTGCTGTTTTCCACTATGTATCCAATGACACATTAAGCCGAATGTTGAGTTGCACCACAGAGCGAAAGTAATCTCATGCTGTGGGTTTTCAAACGCAACGTTAGGTATCCTATTAACCCCAACCGAAGGAGTCGCTGTTACGAGTGCCAGGGTCGAGTTAGCATTAAATCTCAAGTACAAATTGTAATGAACTCTACTGTTTTTAGTCAGGATTTTTTGAAGGTTCTCCTCTGCGTTCCTGCGCGGAATCCCCCTGGAATCAGGGTTAACCAGCATTGACCGCTGAGTTTCACTGTTCAAACTCCAGAGGCAAGGATATCCATCACCGTTGGTATTACCTTTAACCATCTCAAATGGTCCATTCTTTCCATAGACATTTTCTGGGTGCCATCCAACTTGAGCTATGTCCTCTACACGACAAATAGGAACATTAACCTTTGTTGTTTGCAAGGGTAGGTATATACTTCCTTTTTGTATACCGTAAACAGACTGAATCAACGCCATTGATTTTACGCGAGACACTCCCCAACCTTTACCAAGCGGAAGTGGACAGTCCAGCATTTGTCCAATGATGTCATTACCAATTTTAATTATATCACCGCCACTGGGAATATCTTCTAACCGCCGTGTGTTCTCGTTTCGATTAACATACTTTGCTATTTCCATTGCTTCTAATAAGCTTTGAGGGCGTTGATTCAGACACACGAATTTTCCTCGTCCACTGCTTTTGTCTGTTCCTTTCTTTGCTACCACAATGCATTCCGCCATGCCAGTATCCGCGGAAAACGCCGCGGCTGCTGTCTTTGCTTCAGCAATAGTGATCACTACGACTCTGTGATATTCCGATGCCAGCCTGTCTCGCATTTTTTGCATAGTAGATGATGTCAGAATCGTCGCTGGTAAAATGCAGCCCATAGTACCGCCGTGTTTAAGTTTCCGATCTGCAAGGTCTATAAAGTAGGAGGCGAGTCCACTCAATCCATGTGCTATCCGGGAGTCTTTACTTCGCAGCACTGCCTGCATTGCCTTCTTATCTTCTTCTGGACGATCACTTCCCTGGAATGTCGTTTTTGGTATATTACTACCTTGATCTGTTCCTGGTTTCGTAAACGGGGGATTCTGAACCACAATATCAAAATCATTATGCTGGAACGTCTGTTGGAGTCTAACTACGGTATTTTCCTCGCCACCTATTTGCTCTGCCTCTGTGTCAAATAGTTTTATATCATCAAGCAATTCCAACGAACCTATAGCATAACCCCTATTATCTATCATACCGTAAGGCGCAGTTACGATTTGCGTGCCGCCGATTTTGACACCTGCATACGTACTCGCAAGTGCAGCCGCTGTGAGGTGTGTCGCATTCGGCATAATATCTACACCACCGATGTGCTTCTCCAACATTCGCTGATGGATGTCCCTACCGTTGCCACCCGATTGTTCATACAAAGACAAGATACGTTGATAGACACCATTAAGGAGTGCCCCTGTTCCGCAAGCGAAGTCTGCCACTTTCGGGAGTTTACCTTTCGGCAGTTCAGGCATCACAAGTGTGGAGAGCAGCACCGCGCTTTCGGGGAGCGTATAGTTCGCCTTGACGTATTTCCTGTCGGTGATAAGTTTTTGGAACACAATACCAGCGAGTTCGTGAATCTGTGCAATACCGGTATCAACAAGATCTTTTGCAGCCTCACATAGCAGTTTTAAGATATATTTGACCAGTCTATCATCCGTAGCGAGTGCCTCAACGAGGTGTCGGGCATCCTCAAAGATTGGGCGATAATTAACCTTGAGAATCGTGTTCCAGTCCTCAATAACATCGGCATAATCAATTATCGGTAGGAGTTGTCGGAGTGAGCGAACAGATTCCATCTCTGCTTTACCGGCGAGGGAACTTTGAAAGACAAAAGCATCGGTGATAATCAATGCTGCCATACGGAGCGTCTGGACGTTCGGTTTTTCTTCTGTGTTATCTTCCGCTTTAGAGGAAACCTCTTGGTGCAGAATCGTCTCAATTTTCTTGGCGATGGCAGGATGATCAACGATAGCATCTTCAAGAAGGTAAGCTGCCTTGTTGATACTTTTCTCCATCTCTTCCGCTGCCTCTTCAAGTTGAGAGGTCGGCATTGCACCAACGTGGAGCGCGTTTGCTATGTCGCCTACAGTGCCTTTCGCCCATCCATTTTCTGGGAAGTGTCCTACGGTATCACCGACTGTATTGACGAGTTTGTATTGTAGGTCATCTGCAGCGCGTAGTTGTGGGTTGATATCCTTTCCCTGCATCGTCTTAAAACGGTCAGGATACAGGATTGCCATGACGTTATTGAGCGTTTTTCCAACGACGTGATATTCCGTTTCAAGCTCCAGAACAAGCCTTGTTTCTGCCTGTTCAATCAGATTTTTGGCATTAGTGGTGGTTGCGAATTTTGCTTCAATTCCGACGGGTTCTCTACCGTGTTCAATGACAATAGCATCAAGTTCGCTGTTGCCTCGGATGAAAGCGTTGACTTCCGTTTCGAGCTCCCATCCGTGGCGCATGTTTCGTAAGATGTTCACCAATTCATTTGTAATTGTTGTTTCGCGTCGGTTTGGCATGGTATTTTCTGTAAATATTTAGGCTTAGGTCATTAAAAGAAGGATGCGGATATGGTATCAGTATAGCATGTTAATTCTGATGAAGGCAAGTAAAACAGGACATAGCCAGAGTTATGCGGTTTTCTGTTGGTTCTATGGGAGCATCGCGAGCTGGAGCCCGCTCCTGTATGAGGAAGGGACAATTACCGATTTTGGGAATTAGGTGAGGTTAAAAACCCAGCAGGCAATCGCCTATGTCAGGGTTGCACTGTTGTGTCGTTGATATCCGGCAAGGTAATACGGTATCTATATTTGTAAAACCTACAATTAATTAGACATTGTAGAAGGGCGAGGTTACAAACCTCGCCAGCGATAGTGAGGTGTTTTGTGTTTTCCAAAGTGTCCTCTTATTTTCGGGTTTTACTATAGTTGGACTTCTCACAGTGGGGGCACCGGTTTATTCCACCGAGGTAGATTGACCATTACGAGATCAACATCAGGTAAGTGTTCTGCCAATTTCGGTTTAAATACAATATCCAGAAACTTCTCAATACCTTTTTGTATCTCTTCTGTGCCAATTACAGATAGGGTAGAAGCCCACGTAACGTATAATCGCGTGGGTTTATAGGCTTGAATTTCAGGATCTCTGAGATGTGCTTCCAATTTATCCTTGATAATCCCGCTTCCGACTTTAAGTACCGTGCGGTTGTCAATCCCTGTCCAGATGATGTAGATGCCGCTAATATTGACACTATGGTCACCGAGATGGGTCTCAAAACGACCATTGCTCAAGAGTTTTTCATTGAATTGACACCAAAGCGAGTTCTTAAGACATCTCTGCCACTGAACGGTTATCATTGTCATAATGGAATCTCCTCTTGTTCTCCTTTCAGAAAACGATTATTCAGTTCTCATACCATTTCTGAAAATAAATATCGCATGAACAACTTTTCTGAAAGGAAATAGGTGACACAAACTAAAAGTTTATGTTACAAGCACATTGAAAGGTATTCAATTAGAAATGGTATCAGATAACGACCTTTTATAGGTTATTGTCTAAAGGTCAGAAATTGCTAAAGCGTGCGCTTTAAGTTATAACGTGAGATTTACGGTTAAGGGTACAGGTTTATTGGTGAGGTTTGGAAGAACCTTGTGTGAGTTCTTCCTAAACCCTCGCCAGCGAAGAGGGGATCTATCATGAAAGGAGAAGTTAAGAAACCCCGTCAGCGAATGTAATTACCGCGCGGGTTGATCTGGGGGTTGAGGTTGGGAATCGAACCCGTAGATTCGGCGCATGGTGGGGGTAGCGCGCTCAACGACTTCCGGGTTGAGATGATGCACGAAGTCGAACATCGGTTTGATAAAAGAACGGCAACAGAAACAGATCAACGCGATGCGCTGTCGATCGGTTTTGTTGGCACCCGCGGAATGCCATATCGCACCGTTGAACAGAAATACGGAACCTTTCGGGGCAGAGAGTCGGACCTCATCGGGGTGGTGCGTCGTGCCGGGAGGTGGCTTGATTCGCTGAAGATGGATGCCGGGAACATGGCGTGTGCCGCCGTTCTCCGGTGTGAAATCGTCGAGCAGCCAGAGGCTGTTGGCGACCAGTGGGAAACTGGGCAGCGGCTCCGGCATAGACCCTAACACGCTATCAACGTGGTAGCCACCATCTGGTGCGCCCGGATCAATAATGTTAGAGGTAAGGGTGCTGAGCGTATAATCGGGACCGAGGAGATGTTCAAAGAAGGGCATCACCTTGGATCTGGCAACGAGTTTTTCATACATCTGTCCTTTGTTCACCAACCAGCGAACATGCTGTCCACGCCCGTCGGTATGTTGACGCGCCAACCCGTTCTGCTTCTCCTCCTCTGCCAACCTGAGTATATCGGTTCTATAGACCTCGATTTCCTCATCGGAAAGCACGTCTGGAATGACGATACATCCCTGTTCGTCCAGCTGCTTCTTTTGTGCGTCGGTGATACTCATCTTGAGTTCTCCTTTAAGCAAGTTTCAATATTAGATGGACGTTTTTGATCTTCGGATGAGTTGGAAAGTTGGAAGTATGGAAGTGTTTTTGCTTGGGTGTTTTCCTGGGAAGATAGCAAACATGGCGGTTCTTCCACCCTTCCTATTTTCCATCCTTCCTTAAAATCAAAATTTGTGCTTAAACCTCGCCAATGCACGATGAAAACTATGCAGCAAAGTTTTTCAAGCACTCCTCGTAGACGTTAAAACGTTCACCCTCATGCTCCTCAGCATCGACGAGTTTGAGCCAGAGCGCACTGTCCTTCTTTTCACCGCTCAGCTGCCGACGGCTGCCGAGATTCGATGGATCCGGTCCGCTCCAGACGACTTCGCCGCCTTGCATATAGATGAAGTTATCACGATACCGGTCAATAAGGTCTTTCTGGTTCTCTTGATAGACCAATCCCTGTTCACACGTCGTTTTCCGCCAATTGGCAACCGTTTCTGGCGTATCTGTTTCGACAGAATCAAATTCGGCTAAAGGTGCTTCAACTTCACTCTCCCAATCAATCTCGTCCAAGTTGACGGTGCCGTATCCACGCTGTGCGGCGATCAAGATATGGTTCCGATCGCGTTTGAAGGGCGGTGTGGGCCAATCAGATTGCGGATCGTGTCCCATTAGGTGCATGCCAACGGTATCTGTGGAGATCGGGTGATCGCCTGCGATGAGTGCGTTACAGATTCTGCCTTCGCCGCCCCATTCGCGTCCCCACTGTCCCGTTAATGCGTCGATAATATTGAGGCACGGTTTCGTGATAAGTGCCAGGTCCGGAAGCACATAGGAGAGACGGATGAGATGGTGGTAATAACTCCGGGTCCTGCCTTCTGGGAGCAGCATCGGCGGCAAACCGAATAGATTTTTGGTGCATAAGGTAATCCCCATGAAGGCGTGGTTCTTCATCTTCGCCACGGAGACGACCGCATCTGCATCGTCAAAACATGCACTCAGTGTATAGCGGTCGAACATTGAACCACCACCCGGAACATCATAGTCCTTGAAAGGTGGTAAGTTGGAATCAACGAACTGCACATCAAATTCTTTCAAATGGTGCAGGTAATTGAAATCAGGCGGCATCCGATGTCCGTGCGTGTAAGGGTTTGTGTCCGTCGCGATAAGCTGCGCGGTCGTATGCTCCTTAATCAGCCGCAGCACGGCACGACAGGTGGCATCATCTACCAATTCTCGCCGCCGACCCTCGTAATAGATAATCCGCTCAGGTGGCTTCATCATGTTGAATTTCATGACCACCTTCTTGGCGGTTTCAATCGGTTTCCAAGCACGGGTGAGCGGGTCGGTGATGCGACGGAGCGTTTGATAGATCTCCTCTTCCGTTGCGCGATAATCACAATGTGCTGCTCTAACTTTGAACTGTTTTTCCATAGTGGTTCTCCATTACAAGTGCGTGATTTTCTAAAATAGTACGAAATTTTGGGGCTGCGCGCATCAAGCGTTAGTTATCTGACAAGCGCGCTTTGAGATGCTCGAGTTCTTCGCGCAGGCGCGAGACTTCCGCTTCCGCTTCGGCGCGTGCGGCGGCTTCACGCGCGCGTGCGGCGGCTTCTTGTTCTGCGCGCTGCTCTGCTGCCTCTGCCGCCTCAGCAGGCGTTTGCAGCCAGTGTCCCATCGCCTCCGCATAAACGGCTAATCCTTCATCCAACAGATGGAACGATACGCCTAATGTCACAGAAGGAATACTACCATCTACATTCTCGGGTATCCGCTCATAAGTCTCACCTTTGAGGCGAAACCCCATCAGCGGTGTGGGCAAATAGCGTCTATCTATATCGCAGAGAAAATACTCTGGTATTCCCATTGACGCGTAATGTGCCATTTTATGCCCTAAGTCATTTTGAAACGTTCCTTTGCTCGAAAACTCCATCACGAAGTCTGGCGGCTTTCCCTCTTCCCACACCTTATAGGTGCGGCGGAGTTTCTTGCCTATACCGAAAGAGACGAGGATATCGGGTGAAACGGCTGTGCGGCTGGGGCCCTCTACATCATACATCATGAGAGTCCCGGAGACATAAGTATCCGGGTTATCCGCGAAGAAGCCGTCAAAACGTTGCCGTAAATCGATGATAGCCACTGCGTGCATATCCGTTTCAGCCATAGGTTTCCCATCCGATTCAGGGTATAGGTCGGCAGTTTCTGTGGGAGCGTAAGGGATGTGGCGTGCATTTGGGTGCGTTTCCATGAGAACATCTCCTTTTCCACAAAGTGATTGAAAAAACAAGTGTATGTCATTCGGGTATTTGTGTTAAGTATACCTGAAAAAACGACAGATGTCAATTTTTAGTAAAATTTCTTCTGGCGCGCAAAAGGCGACGCATAATTTTATTAGAAGCGGTTCGCGGCAACGCATCTACGATAACGACATCGTGAATTCTGAACAACGGATTGAGATGGGCGGAAAGCTGGGTTTGTAACGTTGCGTGAAGTTCTTGTTTTGTGGGTGCTGCTTCTGATGCTGCCAACACGGTGTAGATGACGAGTTGACTGGGACCGCCATCTTTCGGTGAGATAGCGACCGCCGCTGTCTCCTGGACCTCGCTGACGACGTTAAGCACTTCTTCAATCTCTGCCGAACTCACCTTGATACCGCTCAGGTTCATTGTATCGTCAACCCGACCGTGAACGCGGTATTTAATCCCCGCAAGCCAAGGCTCGGTTTCAAAGCCATTGCCTAACCGCTCAATTGCATCGCCGTGGCGGCGTAGATTGGGTTGCGGTGTCCCCGCAAAATAGACTTCGTTGTGGTCAGCGTTGAGCAAACTCGTAGAGAGACCGAGCGAGGGCGGGATGATGAAAGCCTCGCCGTTTTCTGTCGGTTCCCCGTTCCCGTCAAAGAATCGGAAATCCACACCGAGTGCTGGCGTTGTGAACATCGAAGGTGCAGCCGGTTGGACGCGTGTGCCAGTGATATAACCACCCCCGATTTCGGTGCCACCACAGTATTCAATTACCGGCTTATAGCCTGCCAAAGACATAAGGAAAAGCATCTCCTCTGGATTAGAACATTCACCTGTTGAACTGAACGCTCGAATCGCACGCCAGTCCAGCCCGTGCATACACCTCGTATTTTTCCATGCGCGCACAAGGGTAGGCACGACACCGAGCATGCTGACCTTTGCATTCTGGACAAAGATACCAAAGTCACGTCCAGTCGGAGACCCGCCATCATACAGGGCAATAGTCGCTTTGTTAATAAGACTGGCGTAGATGAGCCAAGGTCCCATCATCCAACCGAGGTTTGTGTACCATGCCAGCACGTCACCCGGGTGAATGTCGTGGTGTAGATAGGCATCTGCGGCGACTTTAATCGGTGTGGTATGTGTCCACGGAATCGCCTTCGGTTCGCCAGTGGTGCCGGAGGAGAAGAGAATATTGGTATGTGCATCAGGATGGCACGGAACAGCAGTGAAGGTCACCTCGTCACTAAGGAAGTCGCCCCATGTCGTATCGTCTTCACGTTGGATTCGCGCAACAGCGTCACCGCCTTCACAGGAAAAAACAATGGCTTTTTGAGCGTTCGCGGCGATCACTTTCTCATACAACGGGAGACGTTTACCTGCTCTGTTGATATAATCCTGCGTGAAGATGGCTTTTACATTGC
This genomic interval carries:
- a CDS encoding Uma2 family endonuclease produces the protein METHPNARHIPYAPTETADLYPESDGKPMAETDMHAVAIIDLRQRFDGFFADNPDTYVSGTLMMYDVEGPSRTAVSPDILVSFGIGKKLRRTYKVWEEGKPPDFVMEFSSKGTFQNDLGHKMAHYASMGIPEYFLCDIDRRYLPTPLMGFRLKGETYERIPENVDGSIPSVTLGVSFHLLDEGLAVYAEAMGHWLQTPAEAAEAAEQRAEQEAAARAREAAARAEAEAEVSRLREELEHLKARLSDN
- a CDS encoding phytanoyl-CoA dioxygenase family protein, which encodes MSITDAQKKQLDEQGCIVIPDVLSDEEIEVYRTDILRLAEEEKQNGLARQHTDGRGQHVRWLVNKGQMYEKLVARSKVMPFFEHLLGPDYTLSTLTSNIIDPGAPDGGYHVDSVLGSMPEPLPSFPLVANSLWLLDDFTPENGGTRHVPGIHLQRIKPPPGTTHHPDEVRLSAPKGSVFLFNGAIWHSAGANKTDRQRIALICFCCRSFIKPMFDFVHHLNPEVVERATPTMRRIYGFDSQPQPPDQPAR
- a CDS encoding DUF362 domain-containing protein; protein product: MEKQFKVRAAHCDYRATEEEIYQTLRRITDPLTRAWKPIETAKKVVMKFNMMKPPERIIYYEGRRRELVDDATCRAVLRLIKEHTTAQLIATDTNPYTHGHRMPPDFNYLHHLKEFDVQFVDSNLPPFKDYDVPGGGSMFDRYTLSACFDDADAVVSVAKMKNHAFMGITLCTKNLFGLPPMLLPEGRTRSYYHHLIRLSYVLPDLALITKPCLNIIDALTGQWGREWGGEGRICNALIAGDHPISTDTVGMHLMGHDPQSDWPTPPFKRDRNHILIAAQRGYGTVNLDEIDWESEVEAPLAEFDSVETDTPETVANWRKTTCEQGLVYQENQKDLIDRYRDNFIYMQGGEVVWSGPDPSNLGSRRQLSGEKKDSALWLKLVDAEEHEGERFNVYEECLKNFAA
- a CDS encoding AMP-binding protein, whose translation is MLTVEQLVTCGLEKAEALQITETVNRILPTQSPTACWYEISRYILTPQHPFALHQLLYETVYADFDRTTHGPPPAWFPTDEDITEANITRLMAELHIKTYPEFHAWSIANRDTFWQMMIDTLRIKAADVYPKAQRDATGIATKLAKLNIVESCFNAPNDAIAIVARHQNDENLVTLTYHELESLTNRVANGLVEIGMEQGDAIAIDMPMTAESVAVYLGIVKAGCVVVGIADSFAPDEIATRLRIGNVKAIFTQDYINRAGKRLPLYEKVIAANAQKAIVFSCEGGDAVARIQREDDTTWGDFLSDEVTFTAVPCHPDAHTNILFSSGTTGEPKAIPWTHTTPIKVAADAYLHHDIHPGDVLAWYTNLGWMMGPWLIYASLINKATIALYDGGSPTGRDFGIFVQNAKVSMLGVVPTLVRAWKNTRCMHGLDWRAIRAFSSTGECSNPEEMLFLMSLAGYKPVIEYCGGTEIGGGYITGTRVQPAAPSMFTTPALGVDFRFFDGNGEPTENGEAFIIPPSLGLSTSLLNADHNEVYFAGTPQPNLRRHGDAIERLGNGFETEPWLAGIKYRVHGRVDDTMNLSGIKVSSAEIEEVLNVVSEVQETAAVAISPKDGGPSQLVIYTVLAASEAAPTKQELHATLQTQLSAHLNPLFRIHDVVIVDALPRTASNKIMRRLLRARRNFTKN